From Xylanivirga thermophila, the proteins below share one genomic window:
- a CDS encoding phospholipase D-like domain-containing protein: MKSINKIMNSILQYYMIYALIFGVLIFGFYGHKKNRYRDIYPSEMFYGEDVCSDRIVLVEERYSAGLARVNLIENAKESLEISYHTIKDGVAANIFFGCILDAADRGVQVRIILDGIFHNLRGNLKDVIYAFYAHPNIELKFYEPFSIMRPWTWNNRLHDKFIIVDDHIAMIGGRNIGDKYFTPKEYGKKITNDRDVVIINTDENNFPSSVIYHLKKYFDDVWNHRFLRYPIKKLTVYRQKRAERKAQVLNEYIKALENTNPDIFHNKIDWIGASISARKITLVHNPIEHFNKNPWCWYAITNLINEADKSVYIQSPYIIPTRSMLRHLNYNNIIPEKMHILTNSEAVTPNIPAYSGHIRHIKDMVDFGINVYEFQGPGSIHAKSFIFDDRISVVGSFNIDSRSTYLSTETMIVVDSEDFARVLKREMGKDFDRSLMLDNDYSYIYNPLVEEQEISFLKHFVIKIVSFITYFFDYML, from the coding sequence GTGAAATCAATAAACAAGATAATGAATTCCATTTTGCAATATTATATGATATATGCATTGATATTTGGCGTTTTGATATTTGGGTTTTATGGGCATAAGAAGAATAGATACAGGGATATATATCCTTCCGAGATGTTTTATGGAGAGGATGTATGCAGTGATAGGATTGTTTTAGTAGAAGAGCGCTATAGTGCAGGGCTTGCCAGAGTTAATCTTATTGAAAATGCCAAAGAATCTTTGGAAATATCTTATCATACTATAAAGGATGGAGTGGCTGCTAATATATTCTTTGGCTGTATTTTGGATGCTGCAGATAGGGGAGTACAAGTGCGTATTATCCTTGATGGGATATTTCATAATCTGAGGGGAAATTTGAAGGATGTCATATATGCTTTTTATGCACATCCTAATATTGAACTTAAGTTCTATGAGCCTTTTAGCATAATGCGTCCATGGACATGGAACAATAGGCTTCATGATAAATTTATTATAGTGGATGATCATATTGCGATGATTGGCGGGAGAAATATAGGAGATAAGTATTTTACACCAAAAGAGTATGGGAAAAAGATAACCAATGACAGGGATGTAGTTATTATAAATACGGATGAAAATAATTTTCCGAGCAGTGTTATTTATCATTTAAAAAAGTACTTTGATGATGTATGGAATCATAGGTTTTTAAGGTATCCGATAAAAAAGTTGACGGTTTATCGGCAAAAGAGGGCTGAAAGAAAAGCACAGGTTTTAAATGAATATATAAAAGCATTAGAAAACACTAACCCAGATATATTCCATAATAAAATTGATTGGATAGGTGCGTCCATATCTGCTAGGAAAATAACATTGGTACATAATCCTATTGAACATTTTAACAAAAATCCATGGTGTTGGTATGCCATTACTAATTTAATAAATGAAGCAGATAAATCCGTATATATCCAAAGCCCTTATATTATTCCTACGAGGTCTATGCTAAGGCATTTGAATTATAATAATATTATACCTGAGAAAATGCATATATTGACAAATTCTGAGGCTGTTACTCCAAATATACCGGCATATTCAGGACATATAAGGCATATAAAGGATATGGTGGATTTTGGCATTAATGTATATGAATTTCAAGGGCCGGGATCTATACATGCCAAGTCTTTTATATTTGATGATAGGATTAGCGTTGTAGGTTCGTTTAACATTGACTCTAGGAGTACCTATCTTAGTACTGAAACTATGATTGTTGTAGATAGTGAAGATTTTGCTAGGGTTTTGAAAAGAGAAATGGGAAAAGATTTTGATAGGAGCTTGATGTTAGATAATGATTATTCATATATATATAATCCCCTAGTAGAAGAACAGGAGATCTCATTTTTAAAA